The segment CCTGATGACCGACAATGCCGATACCGTCGCCCGGCACAAGGCCAAGCTGTACGGCAAGGCCTCGGTCGGCGCGCCGCCGATGTCGGTGCCGCACCTCGACACCCGCATGATCGACGGCAAGCAGGTGCTGCTGTTCGGCCCGTTCGCGACTTTCTCCACCAAGTACCTCAAGCACGGTTCGCTGCTGGACATGTTCGCCTCGCTGACCCGCCACAACCTGAGCCCGATGCTGCATGCCGGCATCGACAACCTTGACCTCAGCACCTACCTGATGGGCCAGCTGATGCTCAGCTTCGACGACCGCATGGCGGCGTTGCGTGAGTACTTCCCCAATGCGAAGAACGAAGACTGGCAACTGCTGCAGGCCGGCCAGCGCGTGCAGGTGATCAAGAAAGACGCAGTGCACGGTGGAATCCTGCAGTTTGGTACCGAAGTGGTGGCCGCCCAGGACGGCAGCATTGCCGCGTTGCTGGGCGCCTCGCCCGGTGCTTCGACCGCTGCGCCAATCATGCTGACGGTGCTGGAGAAGACCTTCAAGGACCGTATCAAGACCCCCGAATGGCAGGCCAAACTCAAAGAGATCGTGCCCACCTACGGGCAGAAGCTGAACGACGACCTGGCGCTGACCAACAAGACCCGCGAGTGGAGCAGTGCGCGGTTGCAGTTGCTGTATGTGCCGGTGTTGCCGGAAGCGGCTGTGAGCCTGCAATAAGGCTTTCCGCCAGGCACAAAAAAGCCCGCGCAAGGCGGGCTTTTCAGGGATTTGGTCGGAGAGACAGGATTCGAACCTGCGGCCTTCTCGTCCCGAACGAGACGCGCTACCTGGCTGCGCTACACTCCGATGACCGAAATGCTACTGCATGGTTTTTTTCAACGCAACCCCTTGTTGCAAAAAGGAGTTGCGCCGAAATGAGGGGGCTGAATCAGAGCTCTTTGACGGTGCGGATCTGGTCTTTGTTGATGCGCGTGCGCTTGCCATCGAGCTGTTCGAATTCGTAGAAGCCAGAGTCTTCGTCATAGGACGGGGTATCGACTGCCTGGATCTCGCGGCCATCGTTCAGGGTGATGACGGCAGGCGAGGCGCAGCCGGCGAGGGCGCCGAGGCCCAGGGCAAGCAGGAAGGCTGGAAGGGTCCGTGGGATCATCATGATTCTCCGATTCGAGGGTGCTGGATGACATTCAGACGCGGGGCGTCCACGCAAGTTCCTTGCACAGTGCAGCATAGCGACCTCGTCGCGTCATTGACCAGGAACAACGCCCGGGCTGCGGCAGGTGGCCTGTGATATAACAGCCGCCATAACACACTCCCTGCGACGGACCCCATGAAAGCCAAGGCAGATACCCCCTTCGTGGCGCTGAACATCGCCGTGCTCACGGTCAGCGACACCCGCACCTTCGACACCGACACCTCTGGCCAGTTGTTCGTCGACCGCCTGACTGCGGCCGGCCACCAGCTTGCAGCCCGGGTGCTGCTCAAGGACGACCTGTACAAGATCCGCGCCCAGGTCGCCACCTGGATCGCCGACGAGCAGGTGCAAGTGGTGCTGGTCACCGGCGGCACCGGTTTCACCGGCCGCGACAGTACCCCCGAAGCCGTGGGCTGCCTGCTGGACAAGCAGGTCGACGGCTTTGGCGAGTTGTTCCGGCAGATCTCGGTGGCCGATATCGGCACCTCCACCGTGCAGTCCCGCGCCTTGGCCGGGCTGGCCAACGGCACCCTGGTGTGCTGCCTGCCGGGCTCGACCAACGCGGTTCGCACCGGCTGGGACGGCATTCTCGCCGAGCAGTTGGACAGCCGTCACCGCCCGTGCAATTTCGTCCCGCACCTGAAGCAGGCAGCGGCCTGTGAAAGCCGTGGCTGAGGTAGCGCCGGCCCGGCCGTTGATGCCGGTGGAAGAAGCCCTCGAGCGCCTGTTGGCATTGGCCGAGGCGGCGCCCATCAGGCAAACCGAAGAGGTCGGCCTGGCTGATGCCGAAGGTCGTGTGCTGGCCCGTGAACTGGTGGCAGGGCTCGATTTGCCGCCCTGGCCCAACAGTGCCATGGACGGTTACGCCCTGCGCCAGGGTGACTGGCGGGGCGAGCCGTTGCCGGTCAGCCAGCGCATTTTCGCCGGCCACGCCCCGGCGCCCCTGCAGCCAGGCACCTGCGCACGGATCTTCACCGGCGCGCCGCTGCCCGAGGGCGCCGATTGTGTCGAGATGCAGGAAAACACCGAGGTGCTGGAAGACGGCCGGGTGCGTTTTCTCGAGCCGTTGACGCTCGACAGCAACGTGCGCCCCAAGGGCCAGGAGACCCGCGCCGGCGAAGTGGTGCTGGGCGCCGGTACCCGGCTGGGCCCTATCGAACTGGGCCTGGCGGCGACCCTGGGTTTTGCCCGCCTGGAGGTAGTGCGCAAACCGAAAGTGGCGGTGCTGTCGACCGGTGACGAGCTGGTCGAGCCCGGGCTGCCGCTGGGGCCGGGGCAAATCTACAACAGCAACCGCCGCCTGCTGGTCAGCTGGTTGCAGCGCCTGGGCTGCGAGGTGGTGGATGCCGGCATCCTTGCCGACGACCTGCAGCGTACTCGCCAGTGCCTGGCGGCGCTGGGCGATGTCGACCTTATCCTGTCCACCGGCGGCGTCTCGGTAGGCGAGGCTGACTACCTCGGCCTGGCCCTGCGCGAAGCAGGTGAACTGGCCCTGTGGAAACTGGCGATCAAGCCAGGCAAGCCGCTGACCTTTGGCCATTACCAGGGCGTGCCGGTGATCGGCCTGCCGGGCAACCCGGCCTCGACGTTGGTCACCTTCGGCCTGCTCACCCGCCCGTACCTGCTGCGCCGCCAAGGTGTGGCCAATGTCACGCCGCTGCGTTTCAGCGTGCCGGCAGGCTTCGATTGGCCCAAGCCAGGCAACCGCCGTGAGTACCTGCGGGCGCGTATCGAAGAGGGTCGGGTGCGCATCTACAAGAACCAGAGCTCTGGCGTGTTGCGCAGCGCAGCCTGGGCGGAGGGTGTGGTGGAGGTGCTTGAAGGCAGCACCCCAGGCCAGGGCGACCTGGTGCCGTTTATTCCGTTCAGCGAGCTACTTGGCTAGTACCCCGCCCAGCGGCGGGGTACTGGCCGGTGCCAGCTGACCGAGGCGCATGTGCACGTTCTCCAGTTGCTGGGCAGCCACGCTCCAGTCGTGGCGCTGGCGGGCGAACGCGCGCCCGGCTTCACCCAGCTGGGCCATGCGCGCAGGCTGGTTGAGCAGTTGGGTCACCAGAAGCGCCAGCTGGCCGCTGTCGTCGCTGGCCAGGTAATGTTCGCCGCGGTTGGCCGCCAGCCCCGACACGCCTTTGCTGGTGGTGATCACCGGCAGGCCGGCGGCCATCGCTTCGAGGATCTTCACCTTCGAGCCGCCGGCATAGCGCAACGGCGCGAAGAACAGCGCCGAGCGCCGTTGCAGCTCGCGCAGGTCGGGGCGGTAGCCCACCCATTCGATGCGCGGGTCGTTCCAGTGCAGCTTCCAGCTGGCCGGCAGCGCATGCCCGGCGATGGCCAGGCGCACCGCCGGGTTGCTTTGCCACACCTGCGGCAGGATGTCTTCCAGCGCCCACTCGATGGCTTCGAGGTTGGCGCCGTATTCGAAGTTGCCGACAAACAGCAGGCGCTGGCTGTGCAGCGCCGGGTGCACCGCCTGGTAGTGCTCGCAGTCGACGCCATTGACCACCACGTTCACCGGGCGGCCGCTGATCTGCCCGATCAGCTCGGCGTCATGCGGGCTGACCGCTACCAATTCGCTTGGCTGGCGCAGCACGCGTTGCTCCCAGCGCCGGTAGCGCCAGCGGTCGAAGGCGTTGAGCGGGCGTAGCCATAGCGGCAGGCGGTCATGGCTGGCGGCGCCCATTACCGATTCCAGGGTGTGCTCGCTGAGCATGTAGGGCAGGCCACGCGCCTGCAGGGCCTTCTCGAACGGCTGGAAGCTGTAGCTGTGCTCGATCTGGATCACATCCCAAGGCTCGTCCAGCAACTGCTCGAAACGGTGCCGCAGGCAGGGCGCCAGGCCGTTGATGATGGCGCGCATGGGGTAGTCGATGATCGGCGAGGCCAGCAGGTTCAGCGGGCTGTGCACGGCGCGCCGGGGTAGCACGATCAGGCGTTCCAGCAGGGGCTCCAGGGCTTCGCGGGCGGCATCGCCGAGCGGCACCTTGGACTGCACCAGCAGGGTGATGCGGTGCCCGCGCCCTGCCAGTTCGCGCAGCAGGTGGTATTGCCGGGTCTTGCAGCCGCTGGTGGTGGGCCAAGGCAGGTAGGGCAGTGTCCAGAGTATGCGCATGGCCCTTGATCCTCGCTGTCGGCCGGCCGGATAGCACGACGCGCCCGCTGGCAGCTCACCTGGGAGGGTGGGTGCCGGGGCGCGTCCTTGGGTATGAGTAAAGCGCACGATGGCTGGCGCGCCCAGGCCGTTTGGCAGGCAACGGGCATGGCAGGTGTGGTATGCCCCTTATTTGTGCCTCACATCGACATCGCCGGGGCTGCTACGCAGCCCTTTCGCGGCACAAGGCCGCTCCACAGGGGGGGCGAAATTCGTAGTTTGGCGGGCGGGGAGCAATTCGCTCATCGAAATGGTCGAGATAGCCACAGGGCATTTTCACGGAGAACGACGATGGCCGAACGCAAGGCACTGTTGATCCTGCATGGCAAGCAAGCCACCAACGAAGAGGTGCGGGCCGCTGTGGGCGAGTTGCGCGAACGCGGTTGGCAACTCGATGTGCGGCTGACCTGGGAGGCGGGTGATGCCCAGCGCCTGGTAGGCGAGGCGCTGGCGGCGGGCTACCCCCATGTGGTGGCCGGCGGTGGCGATGGCACCCTGCGCGATGTGGCCGAGGCCATGGCCCAGGCGCAAGGGGAGGCAAGCCTGGTACTGCTGCCGCTGGGCACGGCCAACGATTTCGCCAAGGCCGCGACGGTACCGCTGGAGCCTGCGGCGGCGCTGGCATTGCTGGAGCAGCCGGCGCGGCCGATCGATCTGGGCCGGGTAGGGGACCAGCTGTTCCTCAACATGGCCACCGGCGGCTTTGGCAGCCAGGTCACGGCCAATACTTCCGAGGATCTGAAAAAGGTACTGGGCGCTGCGGCCTACCTGTTTACCGGGCTGTCACGCTTCAGCGAGCTGCAAAGCGCTTCGGTGGAGCTGCAGGGGCCGGGCTTTCAGTGGCAGGGCGACCTGCTGGCCCTGGGTATCGGCAACGGTCGGCAGGCCGGTGGCGGGCATATTCTGTGCCCCGAGGCCAAGGCCGACGACGGCCTGCTGGACATCGGCATCCTGCCGGCGCCGCAAGAGATGGTCGGCGCCCTGCGCGGCTTGCTGGCCGGTGAGGAACTGTTCGTGCGGGCGCGCCTGCCGTGGGTCGAGATCAAGAGCTCGCAAGGGCTGGATATCAATCTCGACGGCGAACCCTTGCAGGCCGACAGCCTGCGCTTCGAGGCGCTGTCCAAGGCACTGCGGGTGCACCTGCCCGCCGATTCGCCGCTGCTCAGTCGTCCAGGCTGATGATCTTCTCGCGCACCGCGAACAGCACCAGGCCGGCCACATCGTAGATCTGCAGGCGCTTCATGATCTGCGAGCGGTGGGTCTCGACGGTCTTGATCGACAGGCCCAGGCCGCTGGCGATCTCCCGGGTGGACTTGCCGCGCACGATCAGGCGCAGAATCTCCAGCTGGCGGGCGGTGAGGTTGTGACGCTCGTCACCGGGCACCTTGGTGTTCTGCGCGCGCTGCAGGGCCTGGTTGATCACGGTGTGGGCGATGGCCGGGCTGAGGTAGCGCTCGTTGCTGCGCAGGGCGCACAAGGCCTGTTCCAGCTCGGTGGCGGTGGTGTCCTTGAGCAGGTAGCCATGGGCGCCGCTTTCCAGCGCGCGCATGATCAGTTCCGGGTCGGTGTGCATCGACAGCATCAGCACCTTGCTGGTGCAACCGCTGGCACGCAGCTGGGTGAGGGCGTCCAGGCCGCTGGTGGAGCGCATGGAGATGTCCAGCAGGATGATGTCGGGGGCCAGGCTTGCTACCTGTTCGAGCAGTTGGGCGCCGTCTTCGGCCTCGCCAACCACGGTGTATCCGGGAATGTCCGATACCAGTGCCCTGACGCCTGCGCGAATCAGGGAGTGGTCGTCCACCAGCAGTAGTCTACAAGTCATCGGGTGCAGGGGTCCTGGCGCGTTCCTGGCTGCGGGGCGGCCATGGGAACAGGGCGTCGATCTGGGTGCCTTGCCCGGGCTGGCTGATCACGGTCAGGCTGCCTTGCAAGGCGGTGGCACGTTCATGCATGCCGGCCATGCCGCGTTGGCCGGCCTCGGCTGGGTCGGCAGCAGGGGAGAAGCCGCAACCGTCATCGTGGATCGACAGGGCAAGGCCGGCTGGCGTGCGCTGCAGGCGCACCACCAGGTTGCCGGCCTGGGCGTGGCGCAGCACGTTGGTGACGGCTTCCTGGGTTATACGGAACGCGGCCATGGTCACATCGTCGCTGATCCCGCCCAGGCGTTGGTTGCAGTCCAGGCTCCAGTGGATGCCGCTGTTGGCCAGGGTGCGCAGCAGGTGCTCGCGCAGGCTGGCCTCCAGCCCCAGGCTGGCCAGTTGGCGCGGATTCAGCAGGGCGGATACATCGCGCACGTTGCCCAAGGTTTGCTCGAGGGTGCCGCGCAAGGTTGTGCAATGCGCCTGCAGGTCTGCCGGCACGCGCCGTTGCAGCCAGTCGACCTGCAACTTGGCAGCGGTGAGCAGTTGGCCGATGTCGTCATGCAATTCGCGGCTCAGGCGCTGGCGTTCGCTTTCCTGCACCTTGAGCATGCGCGTGGCCAGCTCGGCTGGGCGCAGGCTGATGGAGCGTGCCCAGTGGCGCAGGTGCCAGCCGACGCTGATCATGGCCGCCAGTTGCAGCAGCAACAGGCTGGCCGACAGCGGTTGGGTGCGTAGGTAGAGGATCAGGTTGGCTGCCAGTGAAGCCAGGCACAGCACCGTGGTTGCCCAACGGAACAGGGCAGCCCTGGAGTGGCAACGCCGGAGAGTCTTCAAGCGTTCAAGCATAGATAGGGAAGCCACTGAATGATTGCTGTTGAAGGCATGCCACATGACTAACAGAAGATTGGGCGCCCCGGGGGGGTTATCACGCACCGGGCTCGTGTCCAATCGACCAATTATTAACGGTGCGCATGTTCGAATGAACGCATCTTAACACTTCGGGCCGCTTTGGTCGCGAAGGTTAACTGCTTGAAACCTCGGATTTTCGGGGGTTTCATCAAACCTCGTAATACGTGCATAAGTGGCACTGTGCCACCATTGTATGGGCGTTCAATTCATACCGTGGCAACTAACTAAGAACCCTGCAAACCGTGTGGATAAAAACTTGTCCAACTTTGCAAGTTCCAGAGGGGGGTAATTTGCGTGTGCGGCCTTTGAAGCGTTAGTTGCTGTTGCCCGCTGTTGGCTGACAGTGCTGCGACATCGGCTGAACGTGGGCATGGGCACAGGTGCCGCCAAGCGTCTGGCAAGGCGCACACGTTTGCGGCTTTGGCTGGCCAAGCAGGCTGGCCAGTTCGTTGAGCAACGCCTGCTGCTCTTCGATGTCCATGCCCAGGCGGCCGGTCTGCGGGTCGAGCAGTTCCAGTTGCCAGGCCAGCAGGGTGAGGCAGGCGCCGAGCACCGGCAGCGCCGCACCGTCCAGGTGTTGGCGGCTGCAGGCCGGGGCCAGGAGTTGCTGGAGGGTGCGGGTGAACTGCGCTACTTCACTCAGCGCAAGCTTGTCGCAGCGATGGGCCAGGGTGTCTAGGGTTTCGTCCAGGCACAAGCAGGCATCGGGGTCGTTGCCGATCAGTTCCAGGTGCTGCAGGCACTCCTGGGCGCCGCTGAGCAAGACCTGCGCATCCAGCAGAAAGTCCTGCAACGTCCCGTTCGGCAGGGCTGTGTTGTCCATCATGTCACTCCAGCGCACAGGGCTGGAGCAGGGGTGGGCCACACCGAAGCAATCGCTGACAAAAGCCTGACTCCGTTCATGCATTGAGAATGGCGTCACATTAATGGCTAATGGATATTGCGAACATCAGGTTGCACCCGATTGCCTCTAGGGGTTTCCCTGATGGGCCTTCGGGGTTTGGTGTTCAGCCAGGGCGGCAAACAGGAGGGAAGTGGCAGCAGTAAAGCATGATGGTAAAGTGATATCAATCACCCCCGACAGCTTTTTCCACAAGGGGTCAAGCTGCGCCAGTATCCGCCGATACAGGGTTGATGCAACTCATTTTTTCCGACTAAAGCCTGGGGGTTTTCCTAATGGCCGGCATTCTCGATACGGTAGACCAACGTACGCAACTGGTGGGTGAGAACCGCCTGGAAATTCTCATGTTCCGCCTGGCTGGCCGGCAACTGTTCGCGATCAACGTGTTCAAGGTGCAGGAAGTGCTGCAACTGCCCAAGCTGACCCTGATGCCCCAGCGCCACTCCTATGTGTGCGGCGTGGTCAACCTGCGCGGCCAGACCTTGCCGGTGATCGACCTGTCCCAGGCAATCGGCATGCGCCCGCTGCAGCCGGGCCCGGACAGCACCATCATCGTCACTGAGTACAACCGCTCGGTGCAGGCCTTCCTGGTGGGCGGCGTGGACCGCATTGTCAACATGAACTGGGAAGCGATCATGCCGCCGCCCACCAGCGCCGGCCGCCAGCACTACCTCACCGCCATCACCAAGGTGGACGAGAAGCTGGTCGAGATCATCGACGTGGAAAAGGTGCTGGCCGAAATCGTGCCCTACAGCGCCAAGGTATCCCGCGACAAGCTCGAAGACCCAGTGCTGGCGCGTGCCCGCGGGCGTGAGGTGCTGCTGGTGGACGACTCCACCGTGGCCCTGGCGCAGTTGCGCGACACCCTCTCGCAACTGGGCTTGAAGCTGCACGTGGCCAGCGACGGCCTGAAGGCCCTGCGCCTGCTCAAGGGCTGGGCCGACGCCGGCGAGGACGTGTGCGAGAAGCTGCTGATGGTCTTCACCGACGCTGAAATGCCCGAAATGGATGGCTACCGGCTGACTACCGAGATTCGCAATGACCCGCGCCTGCGCAGCCTTTACGTGGTGCTGCACACCTCGCTGTCGGGCAGTTTCAACGACTCGATGGTGAAGAAGGTCGGTTGCGACAACTTCCTTTCCAAGTTCCAGCCTGACCGTTTGGTCGAAGTGGTGCGCCAGCGCTTGAACATGCTGCAGACCACTGCCTGATTCCTGAGCGCCGGTGCGCGGTATAAGCTTGGTTTTTTGCCAGCACTGGGTGGGTAGGGAATGATTCTGAGCGCGTTGTACCGTTACCCTGTGAAGTCCGTGCAGGCGCAAAGCCTGCAGGCTTCTGCGGTCGGCAGCATGGGGCTTGAAGGCGACCGGCGCTGGATGGTGGTGGAGGCTGACAACGGCCGCTTTCTTACCCAGCGTGCCTGGCCCGGGCTTGGCTTGATCCACGCCGATTACCTGGCCGATGGCTCGCTGCTGTTGGCTGCGGCCGGGCGGGCGTCATTGCAGGTGGCGGTGCCGCCTGCCGACGAGGCGCTGCGCGGGGTGACGATCTGGCGTGACACCTTGCGCGTGCCGGATGCCGGCGACGAGGCGGCCGCCTGGCTCAGCGAGTTGCTGGGTAAACCGGTGCGCCTGGTGCACTGCCCTGCGCCCCGGGCACGTTACCTGCCCAGCGGCTACGGGCTGGCCAGCGACCGTGCAGCGTTCCCCGACGGCTTCCCGCTGCTGCTGATTGGCCAGGCCTCGCTGGATGAGCTGAGCCGGCGGGTCGGGCGCCCCATGCAGATGCTGCGTTTTCGCCCCAACCTGGTGGTGGAAGGGGCCGAGGCCTTTGCCGAGGACCAGTGGAAGCGCATCCGCATCGGCGCCATGACCTTGCGTGTGCTCAAGCCCAGTGTGCGCTGTATCCTCACCACCCTTGACCCGGCCACCGGCGAACGCAGCCCGGACCGCGAGCCGTTGACCACGCTCAAGACCTTCCGCGAGAAAGAGGGCGATGTGCTGTTCGGGCAAAACCTGGCGGTGGACGGGGAAGGGGAGTTGCAGGTGGGGATGGCGGTAGAGGTGCTGGAGTGAGGTGGTCCCTGTAGGAGCCGGCTTGCCGGCGATGAGGCCAGCCCTGGCGACACAACTTTTACCTTGTGTCGCGGCAGGTGGCCCTATCGCCGGCAAGCCGGCTCCTACAGTGGGCGTGGCGCCCGGTTGCTACATATCGTCGAAATAGCGCTCATGCCAATCCACCAGCGGCTGCGGTGAATTGAGCTTCTGCCCGTAGATGACCGAATACGACAGCACGTTCTGCACGTACTGGCGCGTCTCGTCGAACGGGATCGACTCGACCCACACATCGAAACTCAGGTGCTTGGCACCCTTCAGCCATTGGCGCACACGGCCGGGGCCGGCGTTGTAGGCGGCCGAGGCCAGCACGCGGTTGCCGTTGAACTGGCTGTGCACCTGGCTCAGGTAGGCGGCGCCGAGCTGGATGTTCTTGTCCGGGTTGAGCACCTGGGCCGGCGAGGCCAGGGGGATGCTGAACTTGCGCGCGGTTTCCTTGGCGGTGGCCGGCATCAGCTGCATCAAGCCGCTGGCGCCGACGCCGGAGCGGGCGTCTTCCATGAAGGCGCTCTCCTGGCGGGTGATGGCGAACACCCAGCTTGAATGCAGGCCGCGGACCTTGGCTTCGCGCACCAGGGTGTCGCGGTAGGCCATGGGGAAGCGGATGTCCAGGTCGTCCCAGTACTGCGCCTGGCTGATGGTGCGGATGGCCGGGAAGTACCAGCGCATGTCGTAGGCCAGGCGGGCCTGGGCGACCATTTCGTCACGGTTGAAGTGGCGGCTGACGTGGTACCACTCGCGGCGGCCCTCGACCACCTGGCCACGGGCGTGGAACTCCAGGGCGCGGCGGATGCCCGGGGTGTTGCGCACCTTGTTGATCACCTGCTGGCTCAGCAGCAGCGGCTTGTTGTTGAGCTGATAGGGGGTTTGCGCACGGTCGGCGGCGAGGAAGCCGTAGAAGTCACGCTCGCGGGCGACGTTCTTGTACAGCAGCGGCACCTGCGGGTTGCTTGGCTGTGCCAGCTCCAGGCTGCGCGCCTGCCAGTACTTCCAGCGGCTGCTGCCGGCCAGGTCCTGGGGCAGGCGCTTGCTCAGCTCGTAGGCGTCCTGCCAGCGGCCCAGGCGCAGCAGCAGGCGCATGCGCCATTCGCTCACTGTGTTGTCGCGCAGCTCTGGGTCGTAGCGGGTCATCAGGTCGAGGGCGCGCGGGTCGTAGCGCCGGGCCAGGGTGAGGCCGATCTCGCGGGCGATGGCGACTTTCTCGTCGCGGCTGAAGTGCATGCGCGAGGCGTAGTCGTCGAGCAACGCCATGGCCTGCTCCGGGTTTTGTCGGGCGAGGCGGCGCAGGCCCAGGCTGACTACGTCGGACATGGCCTCGCTGACCGGCATGAAGCGCGACGGCTGGTTGAGCAGCTCGGGTTTTTGCGCAACGTCCAGCAGCAGCTTGCCCTGGGGGGCGAGGGTGGTCAGGGTTTTAACCAGGTTGCCGGCCAGGCTGTAGTTGCGCGTCTGGGCGGCGAGCTTGGCGCGTTCCCAGCGCTTGGCTTCGGTCAGCTGGCCTTCGGCGGCCCACAGGGCGAACAGGGTGTCGCAGGCCGCCGGTTGCGACTTGCCGACGTTCCACAGTTTTTGCGCGGTGGCAAAGCCTTCGGCGCGCAGGCCGTGGGTGAGCTGGTACTGGCCGTTGAGGCAGTCCAGTTCGGTGAAATTGAGCTTGGAGTCGTAGTACTTGACGAAGGTGTTCCATTCGCCGCGTTCGGCCAGCCAGCGCAACCAGCGCAGTTTCATCCAGTTGGCCTGGGGCAGGTCGCCATGCTGGGCGAGAAAACCTTCGATTTCCTCGTTGCTGGCGCTCTTGAGTCGGGCGGTCAGTTCGTCGTAGGTGAGATAGGGCGTCAGCGGATAGTCGCGCAGCGCCTGGGCGTAGCGCAGGTACGGGCCCTTGTCGCCCTTGGCCAGGGCGCGCTTGGCTTCATCGTAGTACTGGCGTTGCTGGGTGAGGTCGACGGCGTGTGCGGCACTCGCGGCGGTGGCGGTGAGCAGCAGGCAGGAAGCAAGTTGTAACAGGCGGCTGCGCATGATACGTCCGGGCAGTTGAACCATAGAGAGTGACGGCGAAGCCAGCACTGTGGGGTATTACTGCCTAGCTTAGCCGTTTGCCGGGGAGCGGTGAAAGCACTGTGCTTGTATCGAGTTGTAATGCCTCGCCCGGCAGGCCTGCGCTGTTCGGCTGATGCCGATGCGACGCAAGTCAGGTAGAATGCGCGCCCGGTTTTTGGAGACGATCATGACCCTGCTCAAATTCAGCGATGTGTCCCTTGCATTCGGCGCGATGCCGCTGCTGGACAAGGTTTCCTGGCAGATCGCCCGTGGCGAGCGGGTGTGCATCATCGGCCGCAACGGCACTGGCAAGTCGAGCATGCTGCGCCTGGTCAAGGGCGAGCAGAAGGCCGACGATGGTGATATCTGGCGCGCCCCGGGCCTGAAGATCGGCGAACTGCCGCAGGAACTGCCGGTGGCCGACTCGCGCTCGGTATTCGACGTGGTGGCCGCAGGCCTGGACGGTGTCGGCGAG is part of the Pseudomonas fakonensis genome and harbors:
- a CDS encoding YgdI/YgdR family lipoprotein, encoding MIPRTLPAFLLALGLGALAGCASPAVITLNDGREIQAVDTPSYDEDSGFYEFEQLDGKRTRINKDQIRTVKEL
- the moaB gene encoding molybdenum cofactor biosynthesis protein B produces the protein MKAKADTPFVALNIAVLTVSDTRTFDTDTSGQLFVDRLTAAGHQLAARVLLKDDLYKIRAQVATWIADEQVQVVLVTGGTGFTGRDSTPEAVGCLLDKQVDGFGELFRQISVADIGTSTVQSRALAGLANGTLVCCLPGSTNAVRTGWDGILAEQLDSRHRPCNFVPHLKQAAACESRG
- a CDS encoding molybdopterin molybdotransferase MoeA; this translates as MKAVAEVAPARPLMPVEEALERLLALAEAAPIRQTEEVGLADAEGRVLARELVAGLDLPPWPNSAMDGYALRQGDWRGEPLPVSQRIFAGHAPAPLQPGTCARIFTGAPLPEGADCVEMQENTEVLEDGRVRFLEPLTLDSNVRPKGQETRAGEVVLGAGTRLGPIELGLAATLGFARLEVVRKPKVAVLSTGDELVEPGLPLGPGQIYNSNRRLLVSWLQRLGCEVVDAGILADDLQRTRQCLAALGDVDLILSTGGVSVGEADYLGLALREAGELALWKLAIKPGKPLTFGHYQGVPVIGLPGNPASTLVTFGLLTRPYLLRRQGVANVTPLRFSVPAGFDWPKPGNRREYLRARIEEGRVRIYKNQSSGVLRSAAWAEGVVEVLEGSTPGQGDLVPFIPFSELLG
- a CDS encoding glycosyltransferase family 4 protein, coding for MRILWTLPYLPWPTTSGCKTRQYHLLRELAGRGHRITLLVQSKVPLGDAAREALEPLLERLIVLPRRAVHSPLNLLASPIIDYPMRAIINGLAPCLRHRFEQLLDEPWDVIQIEHSYSFQPFEKALQARGLPYMLSEHTLESVMGAASHDRLPLWLRPLNAFDRWRYRRWEQRVLRQPSELVAVSPHDAELIGQISGRPVNVVVNGVDCEHYQAVHPALHSQRLLFVGNFEYGANLEAIEWALEDILPQVWQSNPAVRLAIAGHALPASWKLHWNDPRIEWVGYRPDLRELQRRSALFFAPLRYAGGSKVKILEAMAAGLPVITTSKGVSGLAANRGEHYLASDDSGQLALLVTQLLNQPARMAQLGEAGRAFARQRHDWSVAAQQLENVHMRLGQLAPASTPPLGGVLAK
- the yegS gene encoding lipid kinase YegS, producing the protein MAERKALLILHGKQATNEEVRAAVGELRERGWQLDVRLTWEAGDAQRLVGEALAAGYPHVVAGGGDGTLRDVAEAMAQAQGEASLVLLPLGTANDFAKAATVPLEPAAALALLEQPARPIDLGRVGDQLFLNMATGGFGSQVTANTSEDLKKVLGAAAYLFTGLSRFSELQSASVELQGPGFQWQGDLLALGIGNGRQAGGGHILCPEAKADDGLLDIGILPAPQEMVGALRGLLAGEELFVRARLPWVEIKSSQGLDINLDGEPLQADSLRFEALSKALRVHLPADSPLLSRPG
- a CDS encoding response regulator, with the translated sequence MTCRLLLVDDHSLIRAGVRALVSDIPGYTVVGEAEDGAQLLEQVASLAPDIILLDISMRSTSGLDALTQLRASGCTSKVLMLSMHTDPELIMRALESGAHGYLLKDTTATELEQALCALRSNERYLSPAIAHTVINQALQRAQNTKVPGDERHNLTARQLEILRLIVRGKSTREIASGLGLSIKTVETHRSQIMKRLQIYDVAGLVLFAVREKIISLDD
- a CDS encoding sensor histidine kinase; translated protein: MLERLKTLRRCHSRAALFRWATTVLCLASLAANLILYLRTQPLSASLLLLQLAAMISVGWHLRHWARSISLRPAELATRMLKVQESERQRLSRELHDDIGQLLTAAKLQVDWLQRRVPADLQAHCTTLRGTLEQTLGNVRDVSALLNPRQLASLGLEASLREHLLRTLANSGIHWSLDCNQRLGGISDDVTMAAFRITQEAVTNVLRHAQAGNLVVRLQRTPAGLALSIHDDGCGFSPAADPAEAGQRGMAGMHERATALQGSLTVISQPGQGTQIDALFPWPPRSQERARTPAPDDL
- a CDS encoding histidine kinase encodes the protein MDNTALPNGTLQDFLLDAQVLLSGAQECLQHLELIGNDPDACLCLDETLDTLAHRCDKLALSEVAQFTRTLQQLLAPACSRQHLDGAALPVLGACLTLLAWQLELLDPQTGRLGMDIEEQQALLNELASLLGQPKPQTCAPCQTLGGTCAHAHVQPMSQHCQPTAGNSN
- a CDS encoding chemotaxis protein CheV — its product is MAGILDTVDQRTQLVGENRLEILMFRLAGRQLFAINVFKVQEVLQLPKLTLMPQRHSYVCGVVNLRGQTLPVIDLSQAIGMRPLQPGPDSTIIVTEYNRSVQAFLVGGVDRIVNMNWEAIMPPPTSAGRQHYLTAITKVDEKLVEIIDVEKVLAEIVPYSAKVSRDKLEDPVLARARGREVLLVDDSTVALAQLRDTLSQLGLKLHVASDGLKALRLLKGWADAGEDVCEKLLMVFTDAEMPEMDGYRLTTEIRNDPRLRSLYVVLHTSLSGSFNDSMVKKVGCDNFLSKFQPDRLVEVVRQRLNMLQTTA
- a CDS encoding MOSC domain-containing protein, whose translation is MILSALYRYPVKSVQAQSLQASAVGSMGLEGDRRWMVVEADNGRFLTQRAWPGLGLIHADYLADGSLLLAAAGRASLQVAVPPADEALRGVTIWRDTLRVPDAGDEAAAWLSELLGKPVRLVHCPAPRARYLPSGYGLASDRAAFPDGFPLLLIGQASLDELSRRVGRPMQMLRFRPNLVVEGAEAFAEDQWKRIRIGAMTLRVLKPSVRCILTTLDPATGERSPDREPLTTLKTFREKEGDVLFGQNLAVDGEGELQVGMAVEVLE